The following proteins come from a genomic window of Trifolium pratense cultivar HEN17-A07 linkage group LG4, ARS_RC_1.1, whole genome shotgun sequence:
- the LOC123919461 gene encoding cationic peroxidase 1-like has product MDSRIQFYLVIFMVTLATILSPTLAKLTPNYYDRVCPKALPIIKSIVKQAIYREPRIGASLLRLHFHDCFVNGCDASVLLDDTPTFLGEKTAFPNNNSIRGFEVVDQIKAAVTKACKRDVVSCADILAIAARDSVTILGGNQYWYQVLLGRRDARNASWASANANLPPPFFNLSQLITSFKSHGLNLKDLVVLSGAHTIGFAKCSSFRDRIFNDTNIDINFAANLRKTCPQTGGNTNLAPFDSTPKKVDTTYYKSLLYKKGLLHSDQELYKGDGSQSDRYVKLYSKNSYAFAKDFGVSMIKMGNLKPLTGRKGEIRCNCRKVNNY; this is encoded by the exons ATGGATTCTCGTATCCAATTTTATCTTGTGATTTTTATGGTCACTTTAGCAACAATTTTGAGCCCTACACTAGCAAAGCTCACTCCTAATTATTATGATAGAGTTTGTCCTAAGGCATTGCCAATCATAAAGTCAATTGTTAAGCAAGCAATTTATCGCGAACCACGCATTGGAGCATCATTACTACGTTTGCATTTTCATGATTGCTTTGTTAAT GGGTGTGATGCATCAGTTCTACTGGATGATACCCCTACCTTCCTGGGTGAGAAGACTGCATTTCcaaataataattcaattaGAGGTTTTGAGGTTGTTGATCAAATTAAAGCCGCCGTTACCAAAGCTTGCAAACGCGATGTTGTATCATGTGCAGATATTTTAGCTATAGCAGCTAGAGATTCTGTAACCATA CTTGGTGGAAACCAATATTGGTACCAAGTGTTACTAGGAAGAAGAGATGCAAGAAATGCAAGTTGGGCTTCAGCAAATGCAAATCTTCCACCACCATTTTTCAACTTGTCACAACTCATCACAAGTTTCAAATCTCATGGACTTAACCTTAAAGACTTAGTTGTTCTATCTGGTGCTCACACAATTGGATTTGCCAAATGCAGTTCATTTAGGGACAGAATCTTCAATGACACCAACATAGACATCAACTTCGCGGCCAATTTACGTAAAACATGTCCTCAAACCGGTGGCAACACCAACTTAGCACCATTTGATTCTACTCCTAAAAAAGTTGACACAACATACTATAAGAGTTTGTTGTACAAAAAGGGTTTACTTCATTCTGATCAAGAGCTTTACAAAGGTGATGGTTCTCAAAGTGATAGATATGTGAAGCTATATAGTAAAAATTCTTATGCTTTTGCTAAAGATTTTGGAGTTTCTATGATTAAGATGGGAAACTTGAAGCCTCTTACTGGGAGAAAGGGTGAGATAAGGTGCAATTGCAGAAAAGTCAACAATTATTGA